From the Arvicola amphibius chromosome 2, mArvAmp1.2, whole genome shotgun sequence genome, one window contains:
- the LOC119806562 gene encoding taste receptor type 2 member 123-like, with amino-acid sequence MNNSLWFTSALTLFIEIVTGTVGNGFIALVNIIDWVKRGRISSVDQILTALAFSRLSFLLSMLIFMLIFILCPHLFMALEMLIVTEIVWTVNNHLSNWLSTCLSVFYFLKVANFSNTFFLYLKWRAKKVVLVTLLLSLILLLLNIVVTLACIHLWINSSEGIMFYSLRNLTLLSRALLFTNSSHVFLPTASVFMFIPFTVSLVAFILLIFSLCKHIRKMQLNSKRSRDTSTMAHTKALKTGFSFLIIYAIYLLFIVIEISSLGLVENMLIILFEYSSGLAFPTSHSFVLILGNSKLRQATLSVLQWLICHSKDMDTLGP; translated from the coding sequence ATGAACAACAGCCTATGGTTTACTTCTGCACTTACCTTATTTATAGAAATAGTAACGGGAACTGTAGGAAATGGATTCATAGCACTGGTGAATATCATTGACTGGGTCAAGAGAGGAAGGATCTCTTCAGTAGATCAGATCCTCACTGCTTTAGCCTTTTCCAGACTCAGTTTTTTGTTGTCCATGCTCATTTTTATGTTGATATTCATACTGTGCCCACATTTGTTTATGGCTTTAGAAATGCTTATAGTGACTGAAATTGTTTGGACAGTGAATAACCACTTAAGCAACTGGCTTTCTACATGCCtcagtgtcttttattttctcaaggtAGCAAATTTTTCTAacacattttttctttacctaaaGTGGAGAGCTAAAAAAGTGGTTTTAGTGACATTACTGTTATCTCTGatccttttgcttttaaatattgtAGTTACACTGGCATGTATTCACTTATGGATTAATTCATCTGAAGGAATCATGTTTTATAGTTTGAGGAATTTGACACTACTTTCCAGAGCTCTTTTATTCACCAACTCATCGCATGTTTTCTTACCCACAGCCTCAGTGTTCATGTTCATCCCATTCACTGTGTCCCTGGTAGCTTTTAtcctgctcatcttctccctgtgTAAGCATATTAGGAAGATGCAGCTTAATTCCAAAAGATCCAGAGATACCAGCACTATGGCCCACACGAAAGCCTTGAAAactgggttttccttcttaattatatatgcaatatatttactttttattgttataGAAATTTCAAGCCTTGGATTGGTGGAGAACATGTTGATCATTTTGTTTGAGTACTCTTCAGGATTAGCTTTCCCTACAAGTCACTCATTTGTCTTGATTCTGGGAAACAGTAAGCTGAGACAAGCCACTCTTTCTGTGCTACAGTGGCTGATATGCCATTCCAAAGATATGGACACCTTGGGTCCCTAA